The following are encoded together in the Bacillus sp. V2I10 genome:
- the fucP gene encoding L-fucose:H+ symporter permease produces MKANNIIQLQDGYLNRTPIFQFILLSLLFPLWAVAASLNDILITQFKHVFELSDFASALVQSAFYGGYFLVAIPASMVIKKTNYKFAIITGLLFYIVGCSLFYPASHMATYTMFLFAIFSIAIGLGFLETAANTYSSMIGPRKYAILRLNISQTFYPIGAISGILLGKYLVFQEGASLEAQMATMAPAEAQAFGLKMLEHTLEPYKYIIFVLVGVLVLFVFTKFPSCKPEVISSKASEKAPGILQTLKYLAGIKRFRKGIAAQFLYVGMQVTVWSFTIRLALDLNPDINERTASNFMVYSFIAFFIGKFIANFLMTRFSPSKVLVSYSIIGSALLAYVAFVPNMTAVYAAVAVSMLFGPCWPTIYAETLEVVKEKKYTETAGAILVMAIVGGAVVPAVQGFASDIFGSMQTAFLVSMACFVYVGFYFYGEMKTQKNAEQVKSKETA; encoded by the coding sequence ATGAAAGCAAACAACATTATTCAGCTTCAGGATGGGTATTTGAACCGCACACCAATTTTTCAGTTTATCCTCTTGTCTCTGCTGTTCCCGTTATGGGCAGTGGCGGCAAGCTTGAATGATATTCTGATCACACAGTTCAAGCATGTGTTTGAACTAAGCGATTTCGCAAGCGCTTTAGTACAGAGTGCTTTTTACGGAGGATATTTCTTGGTAGCGATCCCTGCTTCCATGGTGATTAAGAAAACAAATTACAAGTTTGCGATTATTACAGGATTGCTTTTCTATATTGTGGGCTGTTCGTTGTTTTACCCGGCATCTCATATGGCCACTTACACGATGTTCTTATTTGCGATTTTTTCAATCGCGATTGGCTTAGGTTTTCTTGAAACCGCTGCGAATACATATAGTTCAATGATTGGACCGCGCAAGTATGCGATTCTTCGATTGAACATCAGCCAGACGTTTTACCCAATTGGCGCGATTTCAGGAATCCTGCTTGGAAAATATCTTGTGTTCCAGGAAGGTGCAAGTCTTGAAGCTCAAATGGCGACGATGGCTCCGGCAGAAGCTCAGGCTTTTGGATTGAAAATGCTCGAGCATACTCTTGAACCTTATAAATATATTATTTTCGTTCTTGTCGGTGTACTAGTTCTGTTTGTGTTTACTAAATTCCCTTCTTGTAAACCGGAAGTGATAAGCAGCAAAGCTTCAGAGAAAGCACCTGGCATCTTGCAGACACTTAAATACTTAGCTGGCATCAAACGCTTCCGCAAAGGAATTGCCGCTCAATTTTTATATGTAGGGATGCAGGTAACGGTTTGGTCCTTTACGATCCGTCTTGCGCTCGATCTTAATCCAGACATTAATGAACGTACAGCTTCAAACTTCATGGTATACAGCTTTATTGCCTTCTTTATTGGTAAATTTATCGCGAATTTCTTGATGACTCGTTTTTCACCGTCAAAAGTATTAGTTTCGTATTCAATCATCGGTTCAGCTCTACTTGCTTATGTGGCATTCGTGCCGAATATGACAGCGGTGTATGCGGCTGTTGCAGTCAGCATGCTGTTTGGACCGTGCTGGCCGACGATTTATGCAGAAACGCTTGAAGTCGTAAAAGAGAAAAAATACACAGAAACAGCTGGCGCCATTCTTGTTATGGCGATTGTCGGGGGTGCTGTTGTCCCAGCAGTTCAGGGATTTGCTTCTGATATCTTCGGTTCTATGCAGACGGCTTTCCTAGTATCAATGGCTTGCTTTGTTTATGTAGGTTTTTATTTCTACGGTGAAATGAAAACACAAAAAAACGCTGAGCAAGTAAAATCAAAGGAAACTGCATAA
- the rbsK gene encoding ribokinase produces the protein MDIAVIGSNMVDLISYINKMPKEGETLEAPDFEIGCGGKGANQAVAAAKMGSKVMMVTKVGDDLFADNTIQNLERYGIDTEFTNKVSGTSSGVAPIFVDPESKNRILIIKGANQHLLPEDVDRAAEKLKTCSLIVLQLEVPLPTVYRSIEFGKDHGIPVILNPAPASKDLDFEYVCKSDFFIPNESELEILTGMPVESDKQVKAAASVLIEKGVKDVIVTMGSRGVMWVTKNETQVIDSHKVAAIDTTGAGDAFIGCFAHFFVKNGDVLQAIKMATAFAALSVTKRGTQSSYPTPEEVEEYLNTRV, from the coding sequence ATGGATATAGCAGTTATCGGATCCAATATGGTGGATCTTATCTCATACATTAATAAAATGCCAAAAGAAGGCGAAACGCTTGAGGCGCCTGATTTTGAAATCGGCTGCGGCGGCAAAGGGGCAAACCAGGCTGTAGCAGCTGCCAAAATGGGTTCTAAGGTAATGATGGTTACGAAAGTAGGCGATGACCTTTTTGCAGACAACACGATTCAAAACCTTGAAAGGTACGGAATCGATACAGAGTTTACAAATAAAGTATCAGGCACATCAAGCGGTGTGGCACCAATTTTTGTTGACCCGGAGTCAAAGAACCGCATCCTGATTATTAAAGGAGCAAATCAGCATCTTCTGCCGGAAGATGTGGACCGTGCAGCTGAAAAGCTTAAAACGTGCTCACTCATTGTTCTTCAGCTTGAAGTTCCGCTCCCTACGGTTTACCGCTCGATAGAGTTTGGCAAAGACCATGGTATTCCTGTCATCTTGAATCCGGCACCTGCATCAAAGGACTTGGATTTTGAATATGTATGCAAAAGCGACTTTTTCATCCCGAATGAAAGCGAACTTGAGATCTTAACTGGCATGCCCGTTGAATCAGATAAGCAAGTCAAAGCAGCAGCATCCGTCCTGATTGAAAAAGGTGTAAAAGATGTCATTGTCACAATGGGCAGCCGCGGTGTGATGTGGGTTACAAAGAATGAAACACAAGTTATCGACTCACATAAAGTGGCAGCGATTGATACCACTGGAGCAGGCGATGCGTTCATTGGATGCTTTGCACACTTTTTTGTGAAAAATGGGGACGTGCTTCAAGCGATAAAAATGGCCACAGCATTTGCGGCATTGAGTGTTACTAAACGAGGAACACAGTCATCTTATCCAACTCCGGAGGAAGTAGAAGAGTATTTGAATACAAGAGTATAA
- a CDS encoding M48 family metallopeptidase: MIHTYSGETIRFDITYKKRKSIGISIDPYGNIEVQAPKGTSDERVIQVIEEKWDLIQERLKEINDRMHGPKEKVYEYGETFLYLGNAYPIQIFHDEKIQQDHIVFDGEKLHIYVKQLDDEKIKQALKRFYYQKCKAIVEKSIQSYQSNFKVKPRSVRIVDSKKNWGTCDAKQQLTFNWKLAMAPLKVIEYVVVHEMSHMVHLNHDRSFWRLVGKVMPGYKEQENWLAVSSWRMTV; this comes from the coding sequence ATGATACATACCTACTCAGGTGAAACCATTCGTTTTGATATTACGTACAAAAAGCGGAAATCAATTGGCATTTCGATTGATCCCTATGGAAATATCGAAGTCCAGGCTCCGAAAGGCACATCTGATGAACGAGTTATTCAGGTAATAGAGGAAAAATGGGATCTGATTCAGGAAAGATTGAAAGAAATAAATGATAGAATGCATGGGCCAAAGGAGAAGGTCTATGAGTATGGCGAGACCTTTCTTTATTTGGGAAACGCATATCCCATACAGATCTTTCATGATGAAAAGATCCAACAGGACCATATCGTGTTTGATGGAGAAAAGCTGCATATCTATGTGAAACAGCTTGATGATGAGAAAATCAAACAGGCATTAAAACGATTTTATTATCAGAAGTGTAAAGCGATCGTAGAGAAGAGCATCCAGTCCTATCAAAGCAACTTTAAAGTGAAACCACGTTCGGTTCGTATTGTTGACAGTAAAAAGAACTGGGGAACCTGCGATGCAAAGCAGCAGCTGACCTTTAACTGGAAGCTGGCAATGGCACCGCTGAAGGTGATCGAATATGTCGTCGTTCATGAAATGAGCCACATGGTTCATCTGAATCACGACCGATCCTTCTGGCGTCTGGTTGGAAAGGTCATGCCTGGTTATAAGGAACAGGAGAACTGGTTAGCCGTATCAAGTTGGAGAATGACTGTTTAG
- a CDS encoding LysR family transcriptional regulator, translating to MDIKHLQYFIEVSNFNSFSRAAEHLFITQPTISKMIKNLETELGVELFDRSRKKLALTDAGQIILEQAKLIDKAFNNLETELDNLTGLKKGHIRIGLPPIFDAHFFLKIVSSFHEKYPGITFQLVEDGSKKIEEDVGNNLLDVGIIVLPTKNDIFNHFSFMEEDLKLILHPSHPLAEREEVQLAELANESFILFNKDFVLNDRIILSCNSVGFNPHIISESSQQSFIEEMVAYKLGISLLPESICDNLNTHVKSVKVVNPSISWNLAIIWGKNQYFSYAAKEWLQFTKDQLKKGFKDD from the coding sequence TTGGATATCAAACATTTACAATATTTTATTGAGGTGTCGAATTTTAATAGTTTTTCCCGTGCGGCAGAACATTTATTTATCACCCAGCCAACTATTAGTAAAATGATTAAAAATCTTGAGACGGAGCTCGGAGTTGAACTTTTTGACCGCTCCCGCAAGAAATTAGCCTTGACCGATGCAGGACAGATCATTTTGGAGCAAGCAAAATTAATAGACAAAGCCTTTAATAATTTAGAAACAGAATTGGACAACCTGACAGGGCTAAAAAAAGGGCATATTCGTATTGGATTGCCGCCAATATTTGATGCGCATTTTTTCCTGAAAATTGTCAGCAGCTTTCACGAAAAGTATCCTGGGATTACGTTTCAATTAGTAGAAGACGGTTCAAAAAAAATAGAAGAAGATGTTGGCAACAATCTTCTTGATGTTGGGATCATTGTTCTTCCGACTAAGAACGACATCTTCAACCATTTCTCTTTTATGGAAGAAGACCTTAAGCTCATCCTTCACCCATCACACCCATTAGCAGAAAGAGAGGAAGTCCAATTAGCTGAATTGGCTAATGAATCTTTTATTTTGTTTAATAAGGACTTTGTCTTAAACGATCGAATTATCCTTTCTTGTAACAGTGTAGGCTTTAATCCGCATATCATATCTGAGAGTTCACAGCAGTCTTTTATTGAAGAAATGGTTGCTTACAAACTTGGAATTTCCCTCTTACCTGAGAGTATTTGCGATAATCTAAATACACATGTAAAGTCGGTTAAAGTAGTAAATCCATCAATCAGCTGGAACTTAGCAATTATTTGGGGCAAAAATCAATACTTCTCTTATGCTGCAAAAGAATGGCTGCAGTTCACGAAAGATCAGCTCAAAAAGGGATTTAAAGATGATTAA
- a CDS encoding aldose 1-epimerase family protein: MERMTGMIELQRAFFNESSKVIFRNSEFTVSLFQYPSGVEAIELTNSSGRMVVLPYMGQMIWDLEFDGADLKMKNMFSQPKKAEQVIDTYGCFAFHSGLISNGCPGREDDHELHGEMACAEMDRAWLEITDKGIKVCGETEYVKGFGHHYLASPSVEMVSGETFIKMNMTVKNLSGSEMPLQYMCHTNYAYLEQAVMKQNIPQDAFKLRESIPVHVKPTEKWMNYNKKLLSGEESLTQLTNPDMYDPEIVFFADELNQYQDIAEFEMVSPKGVMFFTKFKTAELNYATRWLLHNTDQQVGAFVLPATCRPEGFSAAEKAGTLITLGAGEKRSFTVVTGKK; this comes from the coding sequence ATGGAAAGAATGACAGGTATGATAGAACTACAGCGTGCGTTTTTTAACGAAAGCAGCAAAGTGATTTTCAGAAACAGTGAATTTACAGTAAGCTTATTTCAATATCCATCAGGGGTTGAAGCCATTGAACTGACAAATTCCAGCGGCAGAATGGTTGTTCTTCCATATATGGGCCAGATGATTTGGGATTTGGAATTTGACGGTGCCGATCTAAAAATGAAAAACATGTTCTCTCAGCCGAAAAAGGCAGAACAGGTAATTGATACATACGGCTGTTTTGCTTTTCATTCTGGATTAATCAGCAACGGCTGTCCTGGTCGGGAGGATGATCATGAACTTCACGGAGAAATGGCATGTGCAGAAATGGACAGAGCCTGGCTTGAAATTACGGACAAAGGCATCAAAGTCTGCGGTGAAACAGAGTATGTGAAAGGCTTCGGCCATCATTATCTGGCCTCACCAAGCGTTGAAATGGTAAGCGGTGAAACGTTCATTAAGATGAATATGACGGTGAAAAATCTTTCAGGTTCAGAAATGCCGCTTCAGTATATGTGCCACACAAACTACGCCTATCTTGAACAGGCAGTGATGAAGCAGAACATTCCGCAGGATGCTTTCAAACTTAGGGAATCGATTCCAGTTCATGTGAAGCCAACTGAAAAATGGATGAATTATAATAAGAAGCTGCTGAGTGGCGAAGAATCGCTTACTCAATTAACCAATCCAGACATGTATGATCCAGAGATTGTGTTCTTTGCAGATGAACTGAATCAGTATCAAGATATAGCAGAGTTTGAAATGGTTTCACCAAAGGGCGTAATGTTCTTTACGAAATTTAAAACAGCGGAATTAAATTATGCTACAAGATGGCTATTACATAATACGGACCAGCAGGTAGGAGCGTTTGTCCTGCCTGCAACATGCCGGCCTGAAGGCTTCAGCGCTGCTGAGAAAGCAGGAACATTAATTACGCTTGGAGCTGGGGAAAAACGATCATTTACGGTTGTGACCGGCAAGAAATAA
- a CDS encoding acyl-CoA thioesterase — protein METKKAKESRIINTAQVLSCDLNNYNTLFGGVLMKKLDDAATLSARRHSRVKECVTASTDHIDFLCPIHQTDSVCVESFVTYTGKSSMEIFCKVIAEDMMNGERRIAATAFLTFVALGENKRPVEVPSIIPETEEEAFLYETGKERAEMRKLRRQKSKELAAYISLDKPWDN, from the coding sequence ATGGAAACAAAAAAAGCGAAAGAAAGCCGCATTATTAATACAGCTCAAGTATTATCATGCGATTTAAATAACTATAATACATTGTTTGGCGGAGTTTTGATGAAAAAGCTCGATGATGCGGCAACCTTATCAGCCCGTAGACATTCTAGAGTTAAAGAATGTGTAACTGCATCTACTGATCATATCGATTTCTTATGCCCTATTCATCAGACTGACTCAGTCTGTGTCGAATCGTTTGTAACTTATACAGGAAAAAGCTCTATGGAGATTTTTTGTAAAGTGATTGCCGAAGATATGATGAATGGCGAGCGCAGAATTGCTGCTACAGCATTTCTGACTTTTGTAGCCTTAGGTGAAAATAAACGGCCTGTAGAAGTTCCAAGTATTATTCCTGAAACAGAAGAAGAAGCATTTCTTTACGAAACAGGGAAAGAAAGAGCAGAAATGCGTAAATTAAGAAGACAAAAAAGTAAAGAATTAGCTGCGTATATTTCATTGGATAAACCTTGGGACAATTAA
- the deoC gene encoding deoxyribose-phosphate aldolase, protein MNTAKMIDHTLLKAEATKEQIVKLSEEAREYGFASVCVNPVWVKTAAEELKGSDVKVCTVIGFPLGASTAAVKAAETADAIQNGAEEVDMVLAISLLKSGAEEAVEADIRAVVEAAESKAIVKVIIETSLLTEEEKVLACELSLRAGADFVKTSTGFSTGGATVEDVALMRKVVGDKAGVKASGGIRDLNDLRAMAEAGANRIGASSGVKIINGEAVEGGY, encoded by the coding sequence ATGAACACAGCAAAAATGATTGATCATACTTTGTTAAAAGCAGAGGCAACAAAAGAGCAAATTGTAAAGCTTAGTGAAGAAGCGAGAGAATATGGATTTGCGTCAGTGTGTGTAAATCCGGTATGGGTGAAAACAGCAGCAGAGGAGCTTAAAGGGAGCGATGTGAAGGTTTGTACCGTTATTGGTTTTCCTCTTGGAGCATCAACGGCTGCAGTTAAAGCTGCAGAAACAGCGGATGCGATTCAAAATGGCGCTGAAGAAGTGGACATGGTGTTGGCAATCAGTCTTTTAAAATCAGGAGCAGAGGAAGCAGTTGAAGCTGACATACGTGCGGTTGTTGAGGCTGCTGAATCAAAAGCGATTGTGAAGGTGATTATCGAAACATCCCTGCTTACTGAGGAAGAGAAGGTACTTGCTTGTGAGCTTTCCCTTCGCGCCGGTGCCGATTTTGTCAAAACGTCTACTGGATTTTCAACAGGGGGAGCGACAGTTGAAGATGTAGCATTAATGCGCAAGGTTGTTGGGGACAAGGCTGGCGTAAAAGCATCTGGGGGAATTCGCGATTTGAATGATTTGAGAGCGATGGCTGAGGCTGGTGCGAACCGTATTGGGGCAAGCTCAGGCGTGAAGATTATAAACGGTGAAGCTGTTGAGGGTGGATACTAA
- a CDS encoding LacI family DNA-binding transcriptional regulator, giving the protein MESKPNIQDVAKLADVSIATVSRVINNQGGVRRVTEERILKAIEELGYIRSAAARTMKRKETNTIGVIVPDIKNPFFPLVMAGIEQKAREKEFFTILSSTNESPKVEEEIVKNFIERGVDGVIITTANENGDHLKLLQEQGIPVVAVDRSIKKFKVDTVLVDNKKGSYQAVQHLILQGHEKIAIICGPQSTTPGLERFLGYKKALEDYNIELDERYVMHGDFGEQSGIESTKKLFELDDQPTAIFSSNNLMTIGCMKALDELKLEAWQ; this is encoded by the coding sequence ATGGAATCAAAACCAAATATTCAGGATGTGGCGAAGCTTGCAGATGTTTCGATTGCAACTGTCTCCAGGGTTATTAATAACCAGGGTGGTGTTCGCAGAGTAACAGAGGAACGAATACTTAAGGCGATTGAGGAACTTGGTTACATCAGAAGTGCAGCAGCCAGAACCATGAAGCGAAAAGAAACGAATACAATCGGCGTAATTGTTCCTGATATCAAGAACCCGTTCTTTCCTCTAGTCATGGCAGGGATTGAACAGAAAGCCCGTGAGAAGGAATTCTTTACGATTTTGAGCAGTACCAATGAATCTCCTAAGGTTGAAGAGGAGATTGTGAAGAATTTTATTGAGCGCGGTGTGGATGGTGTGATCATTACCACGGCCAATGAAAATGGGGACCACTTAAAGCTGCTTCAAGAGCAGGGAATCCCAGTTGTGGCGGTTGACCGCAGCATCAAGAAGTTCAAAGTGGATACGGTTCTTGTTGATAACAAGAAAGGGTCCTATCAAGCGGTACAGCACTTGATTCTTCAGGGGCATGAAAAGATTGCGATTATATGCGGTCCGCAGAGTACGACTCCTGGACTTGAGCGGTTTTTAGGGTATAAGAAGGCGCTAGAGGATTACAACATTGAATTGGATGAGCGATATGTGATGCATGGAGATTTCGGGGAGCAGAGCGGTATCGAGAGTACAAAGAAGCTTTTTGAACTGGATGATCAGCCGACTGCGATTTTTTCTTCCAACAACTTGATGACAATCGGCTGTATGAAAGCATTAGATGAATTGAAACTGGAAGCTTGGCAGTGA
- a CDS encoding substrate-binding domain-containing protein, producing MDIATFLNPKLSVVARPMNAIGEIAFQLLHERITFKGALPKREYLLSPELKIRESCRLVNQPIREYE from the coding sequence GTGGACATTGCTACATTCTTGAATCCAAAGCTTAGTGTCGTTGCAAGACCCATGAATGCAATTGGAGAGATAGCATTTCAGCTGCTTCATGAGCGAATTACTTTTAAAGGAGCACTTCCGAAACGGGAGTATTTATTGTCTCCAGAGCTGAAAATCAGAGAATCCTGCCGATTAGTGAATCAGCCTATCAGAGAATATGAATAA
- a CDS encoding M28 family peptidase translates to MYRKTMAGLLAAGVAFSFNGVMAEVPVQAPNAQSSSAFDNKIIKKISSDNMYNTVAKLSQQPREAGTNGELVGAQYIKSQFEKYGYETKLQPFPFYETVRNNVSGSLQVNGQVFTPYVFSGSYSAEVTGQVIHVGKALAGTISDEVKGKIALIERGDITFVEKIQNVLDKGAIGVIMYNSSGSSNAFGQAAYGQNIPAVAITRAEGLALVDNLKTGPLTSTIKVTGSGFVEKTSYNVIAKLKPHKTKDNGQVVMVGAHHDSVHGGPGANDDASGVSAVLELARVMANMPTDTELRFVTFGAEEKGLLGSYHYASTLSDQEADRIVAHFQMDMIGSKDAGGDNPAGGLIMYTIDGKKNLVTDLASAAGARTAAAEIIPYGQLGRSDHQPFHELGIPAALFIHSPVEPWYHTPADTIDKIDKNKLQEAAEIVGASVYQIARPDTPALEHARVAPGSVDYDFEDRPVQ, encoded by the coding sequence ATGTATAGAAAAACCATGGCAGGATTATTAGCTGCCGGAGTAGCGTTTAGTTTTAATGGAGTTATGGCTGAGGTCCCAGTTCAGGCACCTAACGCTCAATCCAGTTCTGCTTTTGACAACAAGATTATCAAGAAAATCAGCTCTGATAATATGTATAACACGGTTGCAAAGCTGTCGCAGCAACCTCGTGAGGCTGGTACCAACGGAGAACTGGTGGGAGCTCAGTACATAAAAAGTCAATTTGAGAAGTATGGCTACGAGACTAAATTGCAGCCGTTTCCTTTTTATGAGACAGTTAGGAATAATGTATCCGGCTCCCTTCAAGTGAACGGCCAAGTATTCACACCTTATGTATTCAGCGGCTCTTACAGTGCTGAGGTAACAGGACAGGTGATTCACGTCGGCAAAGCTCTTGCCGGTACCATTTCTGATGAGGTGAAAGGGAAAATCGCTCTTATTGAGCGCGGAGACATCACCTTCGTGGAAAAAATTCAAAATGTTCTCGACAAAGGTGCCATCGGGGTCATCATGTACAATAGCAGCGGAAGTTCAAATGCTTTTGGACAGGCTGCCTATGGACAAAATATCCCTGCAGTGGCCATTACGAGAGCTGAAGGACTTGCTTTAGTAGATAATTTAAAGACAGGGCCGCTTACTTCCACGATTAAAGTTACTGGTTCAGGCTTTGTTGAAAAAACGTCTTACAACGTCATCGCCAAATTGAAACCACACAAAACCAAAGATAACGGCCAGGTAGTCATGGTTGGCGCACATCACGATTCTGTCCACGGCGGACCGGGAGCAAATGATGATGCATCCGGCGTATCGGCAGTCCTTGAGCTTGCCCGAGTAATGGCCAACATGCCAACGGATACGGAGCTCCGCTTTGTTACATTCGGTGCGGAAGAAAAAGGGCTTTTGGGCTCCTATCATTATGCCAGTACTTTAAGTGATCAAGAGGCTGATCGAATTGTCGCCCATTTCCAAATGGATATGATCGGAAGCAAGGATGCGGGCGGAGACAATCCGGCAGGCGGCTTAATCATGTATACGATTGACGGGAAGAAAAACCTTGTAACAGATTTAGCTTCGGCAGCAGGCGCGAGAACGGCAGCTGCCGAAATCATTCCTTACGGCCAGCTGGGACGAAGTGACCACCAGCCTTTCCATGAACTTGGCATTCCGGCAGCCTTGTTCATCCACTCACCGGTTGAACCATGGTACCACACTCCAGCTGACACGATTGATAAAATTGACAAAAACAAATTGCAGGAAGCGGCAGAAATTGTTGGGGCATCTGTTTACCAGATTGCTAGACCGGATACTCCAGCTTTGGAACATGCAAGAGTTGCACCTGGTTCAGTTGACTATGATTTCGAGGATCGTCCGGTTCAGTAA
- a CDS encoding DUF1456 family protein, with amino-acid sequence MDNNDILIRLRYALDLKNTEMVEIFKLGGIEVSRQDLPKILTKSKDSYDDEIAEDEENIKCDNVMFESFLNGFVTFKRGKQEQKPGQPETPELTLGRSANVNNLLLKKVKIALAMTSEDMLDVFEKAGIHVTKGELGALLRKEGHKNYKECGDKFARNFLKGLALTYRGV; translated from the coding sequence ATGGATAATAACGATATTTTAATTCGATTAAGATACGCACTGGATCTGAAAAATACAGAAATGGTTGAGATTTTTAAGCTTGGCGGTATTGAAGTGAGCAGGCAAGATTTGCCTAAAATCCTCACAAAATCAAAAGACAGCTACGACGATGAGATCGCTGAGGATGAAGAGAACATTAAATGTGACAACGTGATGTTTGAGTCCTTTTTAAATGGCTTCGTTACGTTTAAAAGAGGCAAGCAGGAGCAAAAGCCGGGTCAGCCTGAAACACCGGAACTGACTTTGGGGAGAAGCGCAAATGTGAACAATCTTCTTTTGAAGAAAGTGAAAATCGCCCTCGCAATGACAAGTGAGGACATGCTTGATGTCTTCGAAAAAGCCGGCATCCATGTGACAAAAGGAGAATTAGGTGCTTTATTAAGAAAAGAAGGCCATAAGAATTATAAAGAGTGCGGTGATAAATTCGCAAGGAATTTCTTAAAAGGATTAGCTTTAACATATAGAGGAGTATAA
- a CDS encoding M20/M25/M40 family metallo-hydrolase yields MKKPVFLSMIAILFLLISSVGGTTASAVSYSPSLVHKKGAMAYEHTKYLSEKIGSRVYGTADEVKAKDYVQQQFERISYKPSVQSFNFTRRGKEYSSANMLAYKQGKFSKQIIVGAHYDSVSIGKGADDNASGVGVMLEVAEVLKKVETPYSIVFVAFGAEEGGLNGSNYYANQMTSKDIKNTVGMINLDSLAAGDKMYVHGSAGEAGFIRDQAIKIAKKKKLDIGINTGLNPDYPAGTTGDWSDHAPFNELGIPFAYFESTNWEIGELDGYEQTEEYGGIWHTENDTLAFIEEAFPGRTHERLTTYSQVLTDLLKFMNKASTPK; encoded by the coding sequence ATGAAAAAACCAGTATTTTTATCCATGATTGCAATTCTTTTTCTATTAATCTCGTCTGTAGGTGGCACGACCGCTTCTGCTGTAAGCTACTCACCGTCTCTGGTACATAAAAAGGGAGCGATGGCGTACGAGCATACAAAGTATCTATCTGAAAAGATCGGCAGCCGTGTTTACGGTACAGCTGATGAAGTTAAGGCAAAAGACTATGTTCAGCAGCAGTTTGAGAGAATCAGTTATAAACCTAGTGTACAATCTTTTAATTTTACTAGAAGAGGTAAAGAGTACTCATCTGCAAACATGCTTGCCTATAAACAAGGTAAGTTCAGTAAACAAATCATTGTAGGTGCCCACTATGATTCGGTTTCAATTGGCAAGGGAGCCGACGATAATGCTTCAGGTGTTGGAGTGATGCTGGAAGTCGCCGAAGTCTTGAAAAAAGTAGAAACTCCATATTCTATCGTTTTTGTTGCATTTGGCGCTGAAGAAGGCGGTTTGAACGGTTCAAACTACTATGCAAACCAAATGACATCAAAAGACATCAAAAACACAGTTGGAATGATTAACCTGGACAGCCTTGCTGCAGGAGACAAAATGTATGTCCATGGCAGTGCAGGAGAGGCTGGCTTTATCCGTGACCAAGCTATCAAAATCGCCAAAAAGAAAAAGCTAGATATTGGCATTAACACAGGATTAAACCCTGATTACCCAGCAGGCACAACAGGAGACTGGAGCGACCATGCCCCATTCAATGAACTGGGAATTCCATTTGCATATTTCGAATCAACGAACTGGGAAATCGGTGAATTGGATGGATACGAGCAAACGGAAGAGTATGGCGGGATTTGGCATACTGAAAATGATACACTTGCCTTTATTGAGGAAGCATTTCCTGGTAGAACACATGAACGGTTGACGACTTATAGTCAGGTTCTTACAGATTTGTTGAAGTTTATGAATAAGGCGAGCACGCCTAAATAA